Within Pseudomonadota bacterium, the genomic segment GGCGCGGCGGCGATCTGGATGGCGGTCAACGGCGATCATGCATTGTATCACGCGAGAGAAGACGTTCGGCGTCCGCTTGACGAGGCGGCTGAACACGGTCAGTTTCGCACAGCCTCCCTCTTTCGCGAAGCGGTGAGAGATCGATCGCAGCCAGCCGCGTTCGAGCCCGAGATCGCCGCTGTCGAGGCGCTCGAGGCGGCTGGCTGGCGGGCGGCCAGGAGCCTCTGCGAGTACCGCTTTCATGAGCTGGGGGACGGCCAGTATGTGAGGCTCTTCCCTCCGCAGCGTGGATGCAGAGATATCGTGCGCTTCTCCGATCTTCCGCGTCTCGTCGGAACGTCCGGGGTCACCACGCAGTCTGACCCTGGAGAGACTGCGGCGCACATGCGGGCCATCACGCTTCTCTCTGAAGCGGGTGCTGCCGATGCCAGCTTCCGCTGGAGCAAGCATCTGGGCGCGTTGCTCGACCTCGGCGATACGGCCGTTTCACTCGAGCAGAGCGCCGCGGAGTATGCAAGCCTGCTCTCTGTGCTCGCCCACCGGGGGCAGTCTGACGGCGCGCTCAAGATCTATCGGGCAGTTCGCCGAAGTGTATCCGACGACCCCACCAGCGAGAGCCTCGACGACAAGATGGGCCGAGCGCTCTCGACTGTCGTCTACGGCGGGAGTGTGGATGACGCGCGCCGCGCTGAATCCTCGCCGCGTCGAGAGCGAGGTCACGGTCGAGAAGAGCGAGACGGCCGTGCGCATCGGTTCCCTCGAGCTCCCCGTGCGTCAATGATTGTCACCAGAAAGGGTTCTGTGTCATGCGGGAGCGTGTAGCGATTCAGACATCGATCTCTTATTCGGGAAAGCCTGTTCTCTCGTCTCGGGTGCCTCGCGGCGCAATCGGGGGAAGCGCCGCGCCACGTTCGGTACCCACTCTCTCGGCTGTTCTTCACAGCATGGGCGGCGAGGCCGACAGGATTGCGCTGGGCTCTCAGGGCGGAAATCAAGCCGTATCCACTACGAAGCGGCCGCTGGCTCCCGCGCTCCAGCCCTCGGCCTATGCCCTTCCTCTGAGCGAGAGGCTTCGCGCTGTGCTCGGCGCCTCGCTGTTCTCCGGCGTCGTCGGTCTCATCACCTTTGCCGTTGCCGCGCCGTGGGCACCTTTGGGGATCGCGATGGGCGGGTTGATTGGTCTGGCCATGGCGGGCTCGATTCTGGACAATGCTTCGAGCGACTTCTCATACGACCATCCGAATCTTACCCTGGCTATCAATGCGGGTGCGGCGGTTGCGGTAGGCGCGGCCACTGCCGCGTACGGGCCGCTTGTTCCCGTGGGATTGGTTGCCGCGGGCGTCTTTTCCCAGAGGCTGCTGGAGAATGCAGAGGAGGAGAGGCTGCACCACGGCTATGAGGCTGACGAACTGGCGACGTCCGGTGCGTATCGCACGGCGGGGCTGTTTCGTGAAGCCATACGTCGAACAGGGGCGAGCCCTCATCTCGAGGCCGAGCTGAAGGCGCTCGAGGCGCTCGAGCAGTCGGGGTGGCGATGTACGGCAACGCTGGATCAGTTCGAGGAGCACTGTCGAGCACGGTGGAGTCATCGGCCTCTGTTCGTGGGTCCGGACGACGAACGGGTCGTCGAAGGCCGCGCACGACATCTCGGTCTCTCGGTTCTTCCCCTCCTGGCGGGTCTCGCCGGCGTGGCCCCGCTTCCTGACCAGATGGACGCCGAGCAGGTGAGCCGACTTCTCAAGTGTGTCGATCAGCAGATTCACCTGACGGGCTACGAGGCGCTGCGCGATGAAGGGAAAGCGCTGTGCCGGGAAGCGCGCCTCGTCGATCTGGCGGAGACGATGTTCTGCTTCTCTTCCCACCTGGCTGACATCACGGTTGGGAAGGACGGCCTCTATGTTCCCCTCTCGGACCTCGGAAAGCTCGACCTCGCCACCGCGGTCGAGTCGGCCGCAGCGTTCATCGATGGCTGCCAGCGACAGTCACCAGAGCTCGCGAAAGTGCTCTCCAAGGGGGGGGCGAACAGCTGCGAGGGACTGGTCAAGGCGTTCCGAGCGCAGCCGGAGCAAGCGCGAGAGACGTTCTTTGGCGTGCTCGACACCCTCGCGCGCGCCGGCGCACATTCTCGCGAAACACGGGCGCACGGGGGACTGGTTCGCCACTACGATGCGATGCTCTCTGCGTGTGATCCCGGCGTCCCGCTTGCGCAGAGCGCAAGCGAGTATGCCGCGCTGCTGTCGGCCTGGGTCACGGTGGCCCATGTCGATGAGGTGCCCGCCCTCTATGCCGCGATACGCAAGGCTGTCGTTGCAGACGCGGGCGGCGAGACCTTCGATGTGCGAGCGCAGCGCGCCCTGTCGGTTCTGGCCAGCGGCGGAACCCCCGAAGATGCGCGCAACGCGGCCCTGCGCACGCCAGCCAGCGCCAGTGTAGAGACCATCGAGAAGGGGGCCGACGTCGTGCGCATCGGGGGGGTGGCCGTTCCCGTGCACCACTGAGCCCCCCGCTCGACGCGCGCGCCACGTCAGTGCGCAGGGAAAGCCAGGTACCGTCGGTACGGGCGTGCGTTTCTTGTTACGCCCGCGCCACCACACGCATGGCGGCCTCGAGACCATCGGCGCGCGCGCGCCCCACCACCATGATGGAGGCGATGAGCTGATCTGCGGTCGAGGCCTGCTTGAAGGCGCGCAGCTTCTCGACGCACGCGTCTTCGCTGCCGTGCACCACGATGGCGTCGATCATGCGATCGCTCACCCGCCCGGCGGCACCCTCCGCGTCACCGGCTTCGTCGAGCATGCGGGCGTAGAAGGGCAGCCGGGGATAGATGGCCAGACGCTCTCGCGCGTCGGCACGCACTTGCGTCTCATCTTCGCAGACCGCAAGCATGACGTGGCCGATGAGCGGTGGCGTCTCTCTCCCTGCCTCGCGGGCACCCGCTTCGAGGGCGGTGCGCGCCTTCGAGGCCAGATAGGGGGCGGGGCACACCCAGGCGATGGCTCCGTCGGCGCATGCGCCTGCTGCGGCGAACGAGGCCTCGCGAAGGGCCGAGAGCATGATGGGGACAGCGCTCTTCGGAGCCGCGGGGGCGTGCACGTGAAAGAAATCGCCGTCGAAGTCGACCTTGCCCGAGGTGAATGCCTGTCGCAGAACCGCGATGTACTCGCGCGACTGCGTGAGCGGGCGGGTGAACTCGATACCGTACATGTCAGCCATCAAGGGGGCGTGGCTCGGCCCCACACCCAGGGTGAACCGCCCTGGCGCCAGGGCCTCGATGACCGCGGTCTGCTGCGCCAGCACAACGGGGTGACGCAGCCAGGTGGGAACCACGGCGGTTCCCAGCCTGATTGATCGCGTCTGCGAAGCCGCGACGGCAAGTACCGTCATCTGCTCCTGCGTCCCGCTGGTGAGCCATGCCGCCGAAACGCCGAGGGCCTCGGCGCGGGCGATGGCTTCGAGGGTTGCGAGGGGGCCGTTCTCGTGAAGGGCGATGGTGAACATGCCGAGGTTCTTGGTCTCGTTGCGTCGATCTCCTCTCGCCTGAAATGCGTGCCTTCGCCTTTCGATTGATCACGAGATCGCGCAGGAGGGGTTGCCGCGACCCGGCACCCCGTAGCATGCAAGGGTTTTCACACAGGCTGCCAGCGCGGAGGCAGCGCCGCCCGCGCGGAGACGAGGTAGCTGTTCACATCGTCGAGGCTGCGGTCGACCCACTCGCCGTCGAGGGCGCCCACGGCCATGGCCTGGTGGGCGTTGGCCAGCGTGCTGCTCAGATCAGCGGCGAAGCGTCCCACATCTCGGTTGGTGTCGTCGTGCTCGACCTCGACGAGGTAGGGCTCGAGCCTCGTGGTGAGCGAGCGACAGCCATCGCGCAGGCAGAGCCCCAGATCGCGCACCTCGAACTGGTTCATCTCCTCGGTTCTCTGGCGCGCGTGCTCGAGGTAGTAGCGCGCCGTCGAGGCGCTCGCAGGAAGAACCGCCAGGGCGACATCGATCTGGGCGGCGAGGTCTGCGGTGGTGTCGACGGTCTGCGCGTGCTGGGTGAGGGCGCCTGTAGCCCGCCCATTCGAGGTGGCGGCCATCTCGCGCAGCGCACGGCCCTCGCCGCTGACGTCCTTGCCGGGACCATCGAAGTGGATGGTGTCGATGTGGGGCTTGAACCCGTCGAGGGCCTGTGAGGCCTGTTCGGCCTGCTGGGTGGTGGTTCGGTTTGTGGTTCGGGCCTGGGCGATGTCCGCGATGGCGCGGTCGATGGCCGCGGCCGCGGGGGAAGGGGTCAGCTGCATCGGAGTCACTCCATGTCATGTGAACTCCCGACGCCTCGACGCTCAGGCGCCCAGCGTATCACAACCTGCGGTCGTCGAGATGAACGAGACGTTAACTCCCGGCACCTCGCGCTCGATGGCCGTGCTCTTGCGCGAACGTCTCCGCCATCGCTCTCTGTGCGGGCTTCGTCGATTGACTGTACATTGACGCGGCGTTCAGATCTGTTCTTCGTGGGGCGCTTATAATGCGCCGTCAGCCAGAATCCGGAGGATGTACCCGTGCAGCTGCAAACCCCGCGCACCCTTGGTCAGGCCATCGAACATGATCGGGGAGGGCGATCGCCTCGCATCCCGGGCGAGGCCATCGTCAAGACCCTCGGCCCCCTCGACACCGTTGCTCTCGAGGCGCAGGTTGCGCCGCTGGGCTTCGAGGTGGCCCGGCAGTTTGATCTGTCAGACGAGCAGCGCGAGCGTCTCGGGGGAGACCTCTACCTGGTGCGCGCGAAGGACGTGGCCACCGACGAGGCGCTCGCGCGGCTCACCTCGGCGCGAGGGATCGCGTACGCGGCGCCCAATGATCGCTTGCAGTGCGAGGCCGAGCCGACCTTGTGCGCGACCGATGCCCCCGCTCCAGATCTCGCAACCCCTGCTCCCTCGGCGCAGCCTCGCGTGCCCGATGACCTCGACTCCCGTCTCTGGGGGCTGGCGAACCGCAGTCGTCCGGGCGCAGACGTGCACGCCCTTGACGCGTGGAACATCACCACGGGTCGCCGCGAGGGTGGGCCGGTGGTTGCCGTGCTCGATTCGGGCATCGACTACCGTCACCCCGATCTGGCGGCCAACATGTGGGTGAACCCGGATCCCAAGGCGCCGGATCGCCATGGCTACAGCTTCATCGACAACACCCCGGATCCCATCGATCAGAACATGCACGGCACCCACGTGGCGGGAACCATCGCGGCCGTGGGCAACAACGCCCAGGGCGTCGTGGGCGTGAACTGGGAAGGCCGCCTCATGGCAGTGAAGTTCATGGACGCGGAAGGCCGCGGCACGGTGGCGGGCGCCATCGACGGCATGCTGTACGCCGATCGTCACGGCGCCCGCGTCGTCAACGCGTCGTGGGGCGGGCCGGGGTTCAACCAGGCTGTGTACGACGTGATCAAGAGCTCGCGCGCGCTCTATATCGTGGCGGCGGGCAACAGTTCCACCGACAGCGATCAGCAGCCGGTCTACCCCGCGGCCTACGACCTTCCCAACATCATCTCGGTGGCTGCCTCGTCACCGTCTGACGGGAGACATCGCACCTCGAACTTCGGGCGCGCAACGGTTGACGTCGCGGCGCCCGGAGAGGACATCCTGTCGACGGTTCCCAACGGGGGGTATGAGACCCTCTCGGGAACGTCGATGGCCGCGCCGCATGTTGCCGGCGCGGCGGCGCTGCTGCTCTCGCGGTTCCCCGATCTGACCAATGCGCAGGTCAAGGATCGCATCGTCTACGGCAGCGACCGCGTTGATGCGTGGCAGGGGCTCACGGTATCCGAGGGGCGACTCGATGTGCACCGGGCGCTCGACGACGACACTGCTGCGCCCGCCGCTCTCGGCGCCCTGCGCGCTGACGCGGTGGGGCTGGCGTCGACGGTGCTCTCGTTCACGGCCACGGGTGACGACGGCGCGAAGGGCACGGCGGCGGCCTATGACCTTCGCATCGCCGATCGCCCCATCGCCGTGGGGGCTCCGCGCGCGGGCGAGGTGGCGTTCGAGGCGGCGCCTCGGTTCAGCACCCCCGCGCCCTCGGCCGCCGGGAGCACGGAGCGGGTCATCGTGCGGTTCCCCCCCTCCGAGGCCCAGCGCACGCTGTACGCGGCGCTTCGGGTGTACGACAACGTGGGGAACGTCGCGCCCACCGCGTTTGCCACGGTGAAGGTTCCCGCCGCGAAAGCAAGCTTTTCCGATCGCGAGGCCTCCGCGCCGGGGTGGCAGGCCGACGCTCCCTGGCAGCCGCAGCGCGACGCCTCACGGGGGCGGGTGTGGGCGGCGCTCTCTGACGAGCTGCTGCCCAACGGGCTCGACGCCTCGCTCACCACGCCGCCTCTCGATCTCACGGGGGCTCGTTCGGCGCTGCTCGAGTTCGCCCTGTCGCACAGCCTCGACCGACGCCACGACTTCCTGCTGGTCGAGACGAGCGCAGATGGCGGTCAGTGCTGGACCGAGCGGGCGCGCTACACCGATCGCGGCGACTGGTCGACGCAGCGGCTCGACATCTCTGATCTCGCCGGAACCCGAGGTCTCGTGCGATTCCGCGTGGTCACCGATGACAAGGTTCGCAGCCGAGGCGCAGCGATCGACGACATCGTGGTGTGGACCGCCCTCGCGCAGGGCGATGCTGAACACGTGTCTCCCATTGCGCGTACGCCGCGCGCTCTTGTTCGCGACGCAGACGAGCGCGGCAGGGAGGGAGCGGGCTGAAGCCCGAACCTCTGGGAAGCATGGAAGCTTGAACCTGAAGGGAACGGTGCCCCATGATTCTCGAGCCCGCCGCGGAGAAGGCCTTGATGGAGTGGACGTTCTTTCGCCACGCCATGGAGGAGGGGGCCTCCGACCTCCACATCGTCACCGGCCACCCCCCCATGGCCCAGATCCACGGGCAGGTTGAGAAGTTCGGCGCCGAACCCCTGAGTGCCGACGATGTGCTCAACGTCTTCCAGCTCATCGCCGACCGAACCCTGCGCGGCGATTTCTTTGCGGGGCACACGCAAGATCTAGACTACACCATCGAGCTGCCCGGCCAGCGACGCCGTTTGCGCGTGAACGTGTTCCAGCAGTACACCGGGCTCTCGATGGCGCTTCGCCTGCTGTCGAATCGCCTCAAGACCTTCGAGGAGCTCGGGCTGCCGAAGACCTTCGAGAAGCTGGCGTTCGAGAAATCGGGCCTCGTGCTCGTGACGGGGGGAACCGGCTCGGGCAAGTCGACCACCCTGGTGTCGATGCTGGAGCGCATCAACGAGAAACAGAAGCGCCACGTCATCACCATCGAAGATCCCATCGAGGTGGTCTTCGAGAGCAAGAAGGCGCTCATCGAGCAGCGCGAGATCCCCACCCACGTGCCGGACTTCAGCGTTGCGCTGCGCAGCGCCATGCGCGAGGCGCCGCACGTGATTCTCGTGGGGGAGATCCGCGATTCAGACACGGCCGTGATGACGCTGCGCGCCGCGCAGGTGGGAGCCCTGGTGATGGCCACGCTGCACACCCGGAGCGCGGGTGAGACCATCACGCGATTCCTGTCGATGTTCGCAGACGGCTGGCGAACCGGTGCGCGCGGGCAGCTGGCCGATACGCTACGGGGCATCATGTGCCAGAACCTCGTGCCCATGAAGAACGGTCGCGGGCGTGTGGTCGCGGCCGAGGTGCTTATGGGCACCACCGCCGCAAAGCATCTCATTCGCGACGACCGCGGGCACCTGTTGCACTCGGTGATGGAGATCGCGTCGACCGATGGCATGATCACCATGGAGCAGTCGCTGTACAAGCTGTTCCAAGATGGTCAGATCGAGCTTCAGACCGCCTTCGACAACTGCAACGACAAGCAGGCGTTCCTCGCGCAGGTGACCCCCGAGCAGCAGAAGAGCCTGCTCATCGAGTGGGAGACCGAGCTCGAGCTCAAGAACCTCGAACGGGTCAAAGAGGCCAAGGTGCGCCAGGCGCAGGTTCGCCAGCTCTAGGTCTGTTTCGGGCGGTATTTCTTTTCGCGGTCAGCGTCGCCGCTGCTGCGCACGTTCAGCAGTCGAACCTCGTCGGCGGGGTTGTCAGGCAGACGGATCCTTGCGCTTGCGCACTTTGATGCCGCCCACCACGACCTCCTCGCCGCCCATCTCGACGCGGCCCTCCTTCTTGGCGGGGAGCGTCGCGAGTCGCAGGCTCTCGTCGAGGTCGCTGTCGAGGGCGATGCTCTGGGTCACGCGCGCCAGCAGGTCGCTGAGAGGCACGTCGCGGTGCGCGTCGTGGAAGGTGAGGATGCGCCTCGCGTAGCCCTTCGGCAGGCCGCGCAGGAGGTCGAGGTTGGCGATGCGCTCGTCGGGGCAGACTCTCGCGTCGGTCGCGGCGTTCACCATGCCGTGAAGGAAGGGGAGGTTGCCGGGCCCCTCCGCCTGCAGGATGGACAGCACGTTCGCGATGGGGCCCACGCCGAGCTTCGAAACCAGCGTCCCCACCACGTCGACCAGGCCGTCGAACGAGGGTGTGTTCAGGTGGGGACCGAGCACCGGCCACAGCATCGACGCCGCCAGCACCCCGCCAACCTTCTTCGACACCTGCTCCACCGCGTGCAGGGCGTGGACGGATTGGTCAACCACCCCGTGAAGAGCAGGTCGTCCTCGGTGCGGGCGGTGAGCCGGTGGTGGGTCTTCACCGTGACGGGCGTCGACGGGAGGAACTGGTAGGCGCTGTAGGCGTTCAGGCTGGCGTTGCGCGTATCGAGCCGGGCCCCGCTCTTCTCCAGATCGAGGAAGGTCTGCGCCAGCACCGCGTGCGGCAGCGACTGCGGGGTCTGGGTGCCGTAGAAGGCGTCGAGCACGGTCAGATCGGCGGCTCCCCGAACCGCGTGGAAGTCGGACTGGCGGGCCGCCTCCAGCGCCCTGCCCCGCAGCGCAAGCTTCGCGGCCTGCCGGGGGGTGGGGCGGCGCCGGAAAGCGTGGCCTGGTCGGGCGCGAGCGCTGGCGCGGACTGGGGCGCGCTGGCCGACCGCGCCGGCGAGGGGAGGAGACGAGAGACGGGACGCACCTGCATATACTGCACGACACGGAAAGCCGCGAGAAAAATCCTGAACGCGCCAGGCGGAGGAGCCAGGGGAGGTGCTCTTCCCCTGAAAACCTTCTGATGCCGCGTCTTGAAAGTCGGTCTCTGCTCCAGCGATAGCGTCGGACGCGGCCCTCGCAAGAAGCGCGCAGAACCGTTTCAGTCGTGCAGCAGCACCGAGACGGAGTTCTGGATTGCGTTGGCCGTGACGATGTCGATCTTGCCGTCTTTGTTGAGATCGGCGAGGGCGACCGAGGTGGGCAGTTCAGGCGAGGTGCCCACGACGAAGTTCTGCGCGGCCTCGAACGTGCCGTCGCCGTTGCCCAGCAGCACCCAGACGTTTGCGTCGTAAGCGTCGCCGTAGACGATGTCGGGCTTGCCGTCGGCGTTGAGGTCGGCGATGCTCACGGTCGCGGCTTGTGCCGCCGACGCCACGGGAATGAACGTCTGGCCCTTGAAGGTGCCGTTGCCATTCCCCAGCAGCACCGAGAGGCTGTTGCTGGTGTTGTTGGTGGTCACGATGTCGAGCTTGCCGTCGAGGTTGACGTCGGCGACGGCGACACTGTTTGGGGTGCCCCCGGTGCCGAAGGCCTGTGGGGCCTTGAAGCTGCCATTGCCGTTGCCCAGCAGCACCGAAACGGTTGCGCCGTTGGCATCTGCGGTGATGATGTCGAGGTGACCATCGCCATTGACGTCGGCGGTGACGATCTCAAACGGGCTCTTTCCCGCGGCGAAGGTCTGCGCAGCCTTGAAGCTGCCGTTGCCGTTGCCCAGCAGCACCGACACGTTGTTGCTGATGAAGTTGGAGACGACGACATCGATGTAGCCGTCGCCGTTGACGTCGGCGGTGGTGAATGTTCTGCGCGGTCTTGAACGTCCCGTCGCCTTCGCCCTGCAGTACCGAGACCGAGTTGCCGTAGCTCGCGATGACGATGTCGAGCTTGTTGTCGCCGTTGAAATCACCGACGGCGACACCGTACGGGGTGGCTCCCACGGCCAGGGTCTGGATTGCGTTGAACGTTCCATCACCGTTGCCCAGCAGTACCGAGACGGTAGAAGCATCGCGGTTGGTCACGGCCAGGTCGAGATTCCCGTCGTTGTTGAAATCACCGACGCTGACGGAGACCGGAGAGGTTCCCGTGGAATACTGCTTTGCTGTCGCGTACGCCAGCGGAATCGGATTGGCGACGAAGCTCACGCTGCTCGTGCCGCTCTGCAGTCCGCTCGACGAGGCCTGCAGGGTGTAGGATCCGGAGATGCTCATCTGCAGGTCGTTGAAGGTGGCCACGCCCGCCACAGCGTTGCGCGTGGTGGTGCCCAGCAGCACCGCACCGGGCGGCGTTGTGCCCAGGGCGACGGTGATGGAGCCGGTGAAGCTGGTGACCCGGTTTCCGCTGGCGTCGATGGCCTCGACCTGGGGCGCTGGGGTGATGGGGGTGAGAGCCTGCGCACCCGCAACGCGTGCCGTGGGCTGCTGCGCGAACCGGAGGGCGACGGCCACGGGCACCACGGGCGTTGGGGTGGGAACGGCGGCCGGGAGGGAATCGGTGAGCGGGCTCCCCGGACCCAGCGAACCGCTGCCGGTGGCGCAGCCGCTGAGCAGTCCCACCAGCGAGATGCCCGCGAGCCAGAGGCCCACGACGCCCAGCGCGATGCTCCCAGTGGCGCCCTGCGCAACTGCGCATCCCCCAAGCAGGAGAGCCACACCTCCAAGAAGGGTGAGGGTCACAACGGCTCGTCTCTGAATGAAGCCGCGAATCGCCGAGATGCGTGGGCTGCGTCGCTGTTGCACGGGTTGAGGCCTCCAGTACCCAAACTGGGGAAAGAGTTTGGACTGTACGCGCTCTACTCTCGAGATTCCTTTGTGAGTGGCGAGCTTCGCCGCCTTGCTGGGTGCCTGGAGGCGCTTGTCTCGCGGCAGCGATTGCTGCCACTGGCGTCCACCGAACATGCTCTCGCGTCAGCGCACGGCCTGCGCGATTGATCGTGCGGCG encodes:
- a CDS encoding LLM class flavin-dependent oxidoreductase; this translates as MFTIALHENGPLATLEAIARAEALGVSAAWLTSGTQEQMTVLAVAASQTRSIRLGTAVVPTWLRHPVVLAQQTAVIEALAPGRFTLGVGPSHAPLMADMYGIEFTRPLTQSREYIAVLRQAFTSGKVDFDGDFFHVHAPAAPKSAVPIMLSALREASFAAAGACADGAIAWVCPAPYLASKARTALEAGAREAGRETPPLIGHVMLAVCEDETQVRADARERLAIYPRLPFYARMLDEAGDAEGAAGRVSDRMIDAIVVHGSEDACVEKLRAFKQASTADQLIASIMVVGRARADGLEAAMRVVARA
- a CDS encoding PilT/PilU family type 4a pilus ATPase; protein product: MILEPAAEKALMEWTFFRHAMEEGASDLHIVTGHPPMAQIHGQVEKFGAEPLSADDVLNVFQLIADRTLRGDFFAGHTQDLDYTIELPGQRRRLRVNVFQQYTGLSMALRLLSNRLKTFEELGLPKTFEKLAFEKSGLVLVTGGTGSGKSTTLVSMLERINEKQKRHVITIEDPIEVVFESKKALIEQREIPTHVPDFSVALRSAMREAPHVILVGEIRDSDTAVMTLRAAQVGALVMATLHTRSAGETITRFLSMFADGWRTGARGQLADTLRGIMCQNLVPMKNGRGRVVAAEVLMGTTAAKHLIRDDRGHLLHSVMEIASTDGMITMEQSLYKLFQDGQIELQTAFDNCNDKQAFLAQVTPEQQKSLLIEWETELELKNLERVKEAKVRQAQVRQL
- a CDS encoding VCBS repeat-containing protein yields the protein MERSTQSRPWPWEPPRTVSPSVISTATTSSTSSSRATATRSRYCRAKATGRSRPRRTFTTADVNGDGYIDVVVSNFISNNVSVLLGNGNGSFKAAQTFAAGKSPFEIVTADVNGDGHLDIITADANGATVSVLLGNGNGSFKAPQAFGTGGTPNSVAVADVNLDGKLDIVTTNNTSNSLSVLLGNGNGTFKGQTFIPVASAAQAATVSIADLNADGKPDIVYGDAYDANVWVLLGNGDGTFEAAQNFVVGTSPELPTSVALADLNKDGKIDIVTANAIQNSVSVLLHD
- a CDS encoding VCBS repeat-containing protein, which produces MFGGRQWQQSLPRDKRLQAPSKAAKLATHKGISRVERVQSKLFPQFGYWRPQPVQQRRSPRISAIRGFIQRRAVVTLTLLGGVALLLGGCAVAQGATGSIALGVVGLWLAGISLVGLLSGCATGSGSLGPGSPLTDSLPAAVPTPTPVVPVAVALRFAQQPTARVAGAQALTPITPAPQVEAIDASGNRVTSFTGSITVALGTTPPGAVLLGTTTRNAVAGVATFNDLQMSISGSYTLQASSSGLQSGTSSVSFVANPIPLAYATAKQYSTGTSPVSVSVGDFNNDGNLDLAVTNRDASTVSVLLGNGDGTFNAIQTLAVGATPYGVAVGDFNGDNKLDIVIASYGNSVSVLQGEGDGTFKTAQNIHHRRRQRRRLHRCRRLQLHQQQRVGAAGQRQRQLQGCADLRRGKEPV